One genomic segment of Acinetobacter sp. C26M includes these proteins:
- a CDS encoding LLM class flavin-dependent oxidoreductase, which produces MSRKIRLGAFIPATGQHVAAWRHPESQPSKAVDFDFIKEQAQLAEKGLFDAYFLADGLAVNFGQAEKTGYSDKVAGFEPVTLFAALSTVTKHIGFIATASTTYEEPYLLARKFASLDHLSHGRAGWNVVTSASEAAAANFGYEQQIPHAERYERAQEYVDLIKKLWDSWEDDAFIHDKASGVFYDPEKVHNPNHKGKYYAVKGALNVPRTPQGYPVIVQAGQSGPGRDLAARYAEVIFTANQKLEDAQEFYRDVKSRLAKYGRSADELLILPGVSAFVGRTEEEARAKYQQLTDLIHPEAGLALLSGLSGGFDFSGYDLDGPFPELGEGQGMVSRPALIADIAKKNNFSIRQLYEWVAGARGHWQLIGTPEQIVDQLQQWFENEAADGFNILPPSTPAGLNDFVELIVPELQRRGLFRTEYEGTTLRENLGLARPENQYVIARQAEKNKAS; this is translated from the coding sequence ATGAGTAGAAAAATTCGATTAGGTGCATTTATCCCTGCCACTGGACAACATGTTGCCGCATGGCGACATCCAGAGTCGCAACCAAGCAAAGCAGTGGATTTTGATTTTATTAAAGAGCAGGCACAACTTGCGGAAAAAGGCTTATTTGATGCCTATTTTTTGGCAGATGGCCTAGCCGTTAATTTTGGACAAGCTGAGAAAACAGGTTATAGCGATAAAGTGGCAGGCTTTGAACCAGTCACCTTGTTTGCCGCTTTATCGACAGTGACCAAGCATATCGGTTTTATTGCCACGGCATCGACTACTTATGAAGAACCGTATTTATTGGCGCGTAAATTTGCTTCGCTAGATCATCTCAGTCATGGTCGAGCGGGCTGGAATGTGGTGACCTCAGCGTCGGAAGCAGCTGCAGCCAATTTTGGTTATGAGCAACAAATTCCGCATGCTGAGCGTTATGAGCGTGCTCAAGAATATGTCGATCTAATTAAAAAGCTGTGGGACAGTTGGGAAGATGATGCCTTTATTCATGACAAGGCATCAGGTGTGTTTTATGATCCTGAGAAAGTTCATAACCCGAATCACAAAGGTAAATACTATGCGGTGAAAGGTGCATTGAATGTCCCGCGTACACCACAAGGTTATCCTGTGATTGTACAAGCGGGACAATCTGGGCCTGGACGTGATCTTGCAGCCCGTTATGCTGAAGTCATTTTCACGGCCAATCAAAAGCTGGAAGATGCACAAGAGTTTTATCGTGACGTAAAAAGTCGTTTAGCCAAATATGGGCGTTCAGCCGATGAACTTTTAATTTTACCGGGCGTTTCTGCGTTTGTGGGTCGTACTGAAGAAGAAGCGCGTGCCAAATATCAACAGCTCACGGACCTGATTCATCCAGAAGCAGGGCTTGCCTTGTTGAGTGGGTTAAGTGGTGGCTTTGATTTTTCAGGTTATGATCTAGATGGTCCATTCCCTGAGTTAGGCGAAGGCCAAGGCATGGTGAGTCGTCCTGCTCTAATCGCAGATATTGCCAAGAAAAACAATTTCAGTATCCGTCAGTTGTATGAATGGGTGGCGGGTGCACGTGGGCATTGGCAACTAATTGGTACACCTGAGCAGATCGTCGATCAATTACAACAATGGTTTGAAAATGAAGCCGCGGATGGTTTTAATATTTTGCCACCAAGTACACCTGCTGGGTTAAACGATTTTGTTGAATTGATTGTGCCAGAGCTACAACGCCGTGGCCTATTCCGTACCGAATATGAAGGAACGACCTTACGTGAAAATCTCGGCTTGGCCCGTCCAGAAAATCAATATGTCATTGCTCGACAAGCTGAAAAAAACAAAGCCAGTTAA
- a CDS encoding NADP(H)-dependent aldo-keto reductase translates to MQYRKLGQTDIDVSVIALGTMTWGEQNSESEAHEQLDYAVERGVNLIDTAEMYPVPPKPETQGLTEQYIGTWLKQSQKRDQVLIATKVVGRSGKLTQASHFRSGQTKLDRANIETALHDSLKRLQTDYVDLYQLHWPDRSTNHFGELGYTHVENEDTVPILETLTVLSDLIRAGKIRHIGLSNETPWGVSQFLKYSETLGLARVVSIQNPYNLLNRSFEIGNAEIAIREQVGLLAYSPLAFGALTGKYLDGAQPAGARLTLWERFARYKGQASEDAIRRYVALAKQYDLDPAQLALTYVNSRRFVTSNIIGATNLTQLKTNIESIDLQLTDEVIQGIEQIHQAHPNPAP, encoded by the coding sequence ATGCAATATAGAAAATTAGGTCAGACTGATATTGATGTCAGTGTCATCGCTCTAGGCACCATGACTTGGGGAGAGCAGAATTCTGAATCCGAAGCGCATGAACAGCTGGATTATGCAGTGGAGCGTGGAGTAAATCTGATTGATACGGCTGAAATGTACCCTGTACCACCGAAACCTGAAACACAAGGCTTAACTGAACAATATATTGGCACATGGTTAAAGCAGTCACAGAAACGAGACCAAGTGCTGATCGCAACCAAAGTGGTAGGTCGTTCAGGGAAATTAACCCAAGCCTCGCATTTTCGTTCGGGTCAAACCAAGTTGGATCGAGCCAATATTGAAACTGCGCTACATGATAGTCTGAAACGTTTACAGACGGATTATGTTGATCTATATCAGCTTCATTGGCCTGATCGCAGTACCAATCATTTCGGTGAATTGGGTTATACCCATGTTGAAAATGAAGATACGGTTCCAATTTTAGAAACCTTGACAGTTTTGTCTGATCTAATTCGAGCAGGAAAGATCCGACATATTGGTCTCTCCAATGAAACACCATGGGGCGTGAGTCAATTTTTAAAGTATTCCGAAACATTGGGCTTAGCGCGGGTTGTTTCTATCCAAAATCCATATAACTTATTGAACCGTAGTTTTGAAATTGGCAATGCTGAAATTGCGATCCGTGAGCAGGTAGGATTACTGGCTTATTCACCTTTGGCTTTTGGTGCTTTGACAGGAAAATACTTAGATGGTGCACAACCAGCAGGCGCACGTTTAACCTTATGGGAACGCTTTGCCCGTTATAAAGGGCAAGCCTCTGAAGATGCAATTCGTCGTTATGTGGCATTGGCCAAACAATATGATTTAGATCCTGCCCAATTGGCTTTAACCTATGTAAATAGTCGCCGTTTTGTCACCAGTAATATTATTGGGGCGACCAATTTAACTCAGCTTAAAACCAATATTGAAAGTATTGACCTACAGTTAACTGATGAGGTCATTCAGGGAATTGAGCAAATCCATCAAGCCCATCCTAATCCCGCACCTTAA
- a CDS encoding OprO/OprP family phosphate-selective porin, whose product MKKHYLSLSIALSIATLLGSGTAQAAEDIDTTLAQLQAQLTALQQQVNALKQKKQASTELNETAQLTAQDDASAEAQEENTEHSFATQSELAGFRSDLENYKYDQSRQYERTSVKSTRDTTLYGTVQVRAQTQSRDTSVGNPAPVTPRRNTFDIPTALFGVRGNLYRDYKEGKNLDYQLSFSYGKRTGTAGSASDLNLADAFLRYNFTSTNGGPEVPRLNVTLGQQLIPFGLDPQSPEDLRPTINVATGLAQLGLFNRQTGLIVRGDVKPFVDYSSNYRAPLFEYALGVVNGNGTNKVDDNDKKDYIGRVAFTLPVDYASWFRELKFGASYLKGSKNVIAGSNVLDGNGRNDRLGFDIYYNHAPFGVTYEYVKGLSDYATATGSTSEVKSEGHTATLFYTFGDQFYNSVKSVAKFDDFWPKSIQSFYRYDSYNPNKGADVVGIAGHGLGKVDIHTLGLNFFFAQTTKFQLGLNRWSYDHETAAQKDFSEVQAQFQYTF is encoded by the coding sequence GTGAAAAAACATTATCTCTCTTTATCGATTGCTTTGAGCATTGCAACACTTTTGGGAAGCGGCACAGCTCAAGCAGCAGAAGATATTGATACCACGTTAGCGCAATTACAGGCGCAATTGACTGCTCTACAGCAGCAGGTCAATGCATTAAAGCAAAAGAAGCAAGCTTCAACGGAGCTGAATGAGACAGCGCAACTTACAGCCCAAGATGATGCATCGGCAGAGGCTCAGGAGGAAAATACGGAACATAGTTTTGCGACTCAAAGTGAGCTGGCAGGTTTCCGAAGTGATTTAGAAAACTATAAATATGATCAATCACGCCAATATGAGCGGACTTCGGTGAAATCAACCCGAGATACAACCTTGTATGGCACGGTACAAGTCCGCGCACAAACACAAAGTCGCGATACCTCTGTGGGGAACCCTGCACCAGTTACACCTCGTCGTAATACTTTCGATATCCCTACGGCTTTATTTGGCGTACGAGGAAATTTATATCGAGATTATAAGGAAGGCAAAAACTTAGATTACCAATTGTCTTTTAGCTACGGCAAGCGTACGGGTACAGCAGGCAGTGCCAGCGATTTGAATTTGGCTGATGCTTTTTTACGCTATAACTTTACTTCAACCAATGGTGGTCCTGAAGTCCCACGTTTAAACGTGACGCTGGGGCAACAACTGATTCCATTTGGCTTAGACCCACAATCTCCAGAGGATTTACGACCGACCATTAATGTTGCAACGGGATTGGCGCAATTGGGTTTATTCAATCGCCAGACAGGTCTGATTGTGCGTGGTGATGTCAAACCATTTGTTGATTATTCATCAAACTATCGAGCACCGTTATTTGAATATGCTTTGGGTGTGGTCAATGGCAATGGCACCAATAAAGTCGATGACAATGACAAGAAAGATTATATCGGTCGGGTGGCTTTTACCTTACCAGTTGATTATGCCAGTTGGTTCCGTGAGTTGAAATTTGGTGCTTCCTATCTCAAAGGCAGTAAAAACGTCATCGCAGGTAGTAATGTTCTCGATGGTAACGGTCGTAATGATCGTCTGGGCTTCGATATTTATTACAACCATGCACCGTTTGGCGTGACTTATGAATATGTCAAAGGACTCAGTGATTATGCAACTGCGACAGGTTCAACCTCAGAAGTAAAGTCTGAAGGGCATACCGCAACTCTGTTTTATACCTTTGGCGATCAATTTTATAACAGCGTGAAATCCGTCGCGAAGTTTGATGATTTCTGGCCGAAATCAATTCAGAGCTTCTATCGCTATGACAGCTACAACCCAAATAAAGGCGCAGATGTCGTTGGGATTGCAGGTCATGGCTTAGGCAAAGTCGATATTCATACTTTGGGGCTAAATTTCTTCTTCGCACAAACCACCAAATTCCAATTAGGGCTGAATCGCTGGAGCTATGACCACGAGACAGCTGCGCAGAAAGACTTCTCGGAAGTACAAGCGCAATTCCAATACACCTTTTAA
- a CDS encoding ABC transporter substrate-binding protein, translating to MKFLTKHLFIGAAAGLLVATSFSVFAETSPTEIRLGVPGAGVGGKPKVGGSAYASANLRGILEKEFAKDGIKVKWSFFPGAGPALNEALANKKVDFGIGHGDLPSIVGRSTGLKSKLLFVTGRFGPVYFAVPSDSGAKSLADLKGKTISVFKGTNQQLILGRLLRKYGFTEKDFRVISQDFYSAQTSLSTGDIDGLITSPWTLEARGVAKRILEVRKDPNLNGPLVAWVSEDFEKKYPQIVQRVVTTFIKDNVWSSDEKNRDTQYKLWAQSGVPYLDYKKDWDDYSLKDRNSPYFDDYAVNSLKKSVQQSIDYKLIRRPVDVDSWIEPKYLNTAIQELKLENFWPKFDVNGNRKK from the coding sequence ATGAAATTTTTGACGAAACATTTATTTATTGGTGCAGCAGCAGGTTTGCTGGTTGCCACCAGTTTCTCAGTTTTTGCTGAAACCAGTCCCACAGAAATTCGACTGGGAGTTCCCGGTGCAGGCGTAGGCGGAAAACCCAAAGTTGGGGGGAGTGCTTATGCCAGTGCCAATCTACGCGGCATTTTGGAAAAAGAATTTGCCAAAGATGGCATTAAGGTGAAATGGTCATTTTTTCCGGGTGCAGGACCTGCACTGAATGAAGCTTTAGCCAATAAAAAGGTCGATTTTGGTATTGGGCATGGTGATCTACCTTCGATTGTTGGACGTTCAACGGGTTTGAAATCCAAACTTTTATTTGTGACTGGGCGTTTTGGACCTGTGTATTTTGCAGTGCCATCTGATTCAGGTGCGAAAAGTCTGGCGGATTTAAAAGGCAAAACCATTTCTGTGTTTAAAGGTACTAACCAACAGCTAATCCTCGGTCGTTTATTGCGTAAATATGGTTTCACTGAAAAAGATTTCCGTGTGATTAGTCAGGACTTTTATTCAGCTCAAACCTCGCTTTCCACGGGTGATATTGATGGTTTGATTACCAGTCCATGGACATTAGAAGCACGTGGTGTAGCTAAGCGTATTTTAGAAGTACGTAAAGATCCAAATCTGAATGGCCCATTAGTGGCATGGGTGAGCGAGGATTTTGAGAAGAAATACCCACAAATTGTGCAACGGGTTGTGACCACATTTATTAAAGATAACGTGTGGAGTTCCGATGAAAAGAATCGTGATACGCAGTACAAGTTATGGGCTCAGAGTGGCGTGCCTTACCTAGACTATAAAAAAGACTGGGATGATTACTCGCTCAAAGATCGTAACTCACCATATTTTGATGATTATGCAGTGAATTCTTTAAAGAAATCGGTTCAGCAATCGATTGATTACAAACTGATTCGCCGTCCAGTGGATGTGGATTCTTGGATTGAACCGAAGTATCTCAATACCGCGATTCAAGAGCTCAAACTAGAAAACTTCTGGCCAAAATTTGATGTAAATGGCAACCGTAAAAAGTAA
- a CDS encoding MFS transporter produces MRQESVAQVELGQGHFVLGFIGLALCAGLGIGIAKIVTSLYAVQLAADEFEMGLIAAVQSLGILLIGLPIGLLVQRYGPKTMFVLGSFLAALVYVTVPFYPAVWYLILATFLVGLCMPMRFVSLNTVYMQHLKSIGAARAGWFRGTHMMGFFLVGPLLAVSLVTAVGFSGAFWWIAGLFLLPILFAPLAFGAGPTEINQAERDEAFSLAVIAKQLVLLKQDQALRRTSLIEMASNAVMAYYGFFIIVIAIKDFGLSETIAASLVTLQGAVFVVALFTTGALLTRWGIKRFYQTGFVFVAVASVMLGIPKISALLWVGAVILGLGLAMLHIVNFTMFANVGERLGMAKVSGLTAMAGPAGALLGSIVGGWLGHYWGLQSMFLISAVLFGGLIGFSQQLTQVFIAPRLEIEMYSEIEGQ; encoded by the coding sequence ATGCGTCAGGAATCGGTTGCTCAGGTCGAACTGGGTCAGGGGCACTTTGTATTGGGTTTTATTGGCTTGGCATTGTGTGCAGGCTTGGGCATTGGGATTGCGAAAATCGTCACTTCTTTATATGCGGTGCAGTTAGCTGCGGATGAGTTTGAAATGGGGCTGATTGCCGCAGTACAGAGTCTAGGTATTTTGCTGATCGGATTGCCAATTGGTCTCTTAGTACAACGTTATGGACCTAAAACAATGTTTGTATTAGGAAGTTTTCTTGCAGCGCTGGTGTATGTCACGGTGCCATTTTATCCAGCAGTTTGGTATCTGATTTTAGCTACTTTCTTGGTCGGGTTATGCATGCCGATGCGGTTTGTTTCACTCAATACAGTCTATATGCAGCATTTAAAAAGCATAGGTGCTGCTCGGGCGGGATGGTTTAGAGGCACACATATGATGGGGTTCTTTCTGGTTGGCCCTTTACTGGCAGTGAGCTTAGTAACTGCGGTGGGATTCTCAGGTGCGTTTTGGTGGATTGCTGGACTTTTTCTTTTACCGATATTGTTTGCACCCTTGGCCTTTGGCGCAGGCCCAACTGAAATTAATCAGGCAGAGCGGGACGAGGCATTTAGCCTTGCTGTAATTGCCAAGCAATTGGTTTTATTAAAGCAAGATCAGGCTTTACGTCGCACCAGTTTGATTGAAATGGCGAGCAATGCGGTGATGGCGTACTACGGCTTTTTCATTATTGTTATTGCAATCAAGGATTTTGGTTTGAGTGAAACGATTGCTGCCAGTTTGGTGACGCTACAGGGAGCTGTGTTTGTCGTAGCCTTATTTACGACGGGAGCTTTGCTGACACGATGGGGAATAAAACGCTTTTATCAAACGGGTTTTGTCTTTGTTGCAGTGGCATCTGTGATGTTGGGCATACCTAAAATTTCCGCGTTGCTTTGGGTAGGGGCTGTGATTCTGGGCTTGGGTCTCGCGATGCTGCATATCGTCAATTTCACCATGTTTGCCAATGTGGGTGAACGCTTGGGAATGGCAAAGGTGTCTGGATTAACCGCGATGGCAGGACCTGCAGGTGCGTTATTGGGAAGTATTGTGGGAGGCTGGTTGGGTCATTACTGGGGCTTACAGTCGATGTTTCTTATTTCAGCGGTTTTATTTGGCGGGCTGATCGGCTTTTCTCAGCAACTTACACAAGTTTTTATAGCACCGCGGCTAGAGATTGAAATGTATTCAGAAATAGAGGGTCAATAA
- a CDS encoding ABC transporter permease, producing the protein MSSIETQLENEHTWQRINLAPYFKQIGIWAVRIVLALVLPAIALAVWHYAFQKQWLPEQILPSPALVWQTTLELIDTHELQDNLWISLKRVAWSVLVGGSIGLFLGFLIGLSRIAHKFIYPTFNLIAQFPVIGWIPLLMIFLGIDESLKIAAISLAVFVPVLVATYRSVLNVPPHLLEVSQVYRFSVWQRFRRVILPSALPNIVSGLRQGIMQAWLSLVFVELLASSEGIGYLIVWGRQLIQPDIIFMAVIVIGIVGFVLDHILGWVERWFSHWQRSAF; encoded by the coding sequence ATGAGTAGTATCGAAACTCAATTAGAAAATGAACACACTTGGCAGCGAATCAATTTAGCGCCTTATTTCAAGCAAATCGGCATATGGGCAGTTCGTATTGTATTGGCTCTGGTTTTACCTGCGATTGCATTGGCGGTTTGGCATTATGCCTTTCAGAAGCAATGGTTACCTGAACAAATTTTGCCTAGCCCAGCCTTAGTTTGGCAAACCACGTTGGAGCTGATTGATACGCATGAGTTACAGGATAATTTATGGATCAGCTTAAAACGGGTTGCTTGGAGTGTCTTGGTCGGGGGCAGCATCGGGTTGTTCTTAGGTTTCCTGATTGGATTATCACGTATCGCGCACAAGTTTATTTATCCAACATTTAATCTGATTGCGCAATTTCCAGTGATTGGCTGGATTCCATTACTGATGATTTTTTTAGGTATTGATGAAAGTCTAAAAATTGCAGCGATTTCACTTGCGGTATTTGTTCCTGTGCTCGTTGCGACCTATCGCAGTGTTTTGAATGTGCCTCCGCATTTATTAGAAGTTTCGCAAGTTTATCGCTTTAGTGTGTGGCAGCGATTTCGCCGTGTCATTTTGCCTTCTGCTTTGCCAAATATTGTTAGTGGTTTACGCCAAGGGATTATGCAAGCGTGGCTGTCACTGGTTTTTGTCGAACTGTTAGCCAGTAGTGAAGGGATTGGTTACCTCATCGTGTGGGGACGACAGTTGATTCAACCCGATATTATTTTTATGGCTGTCATTGTGATCGGGATTGTTGGTTTTGTTTTAGATCATATCTTGGGCTGGGTTGAACGCTGGTTTAGCCATTGGCAACGCAGTGCATTTTAA